One window of Trichoderma breve strain T069 chromosome 3, whole genome shotgun sequence genomic DNA carries:
- a CDS encoding f-box domain-containing protein has translation MAESQPQRRVAAMDPPHLTEFASERYFEKLSQLHASRQQQADHAESSTTTTTTATVSRFILPLRESSKPTDVDALKPADLKREKGRFLSFRQKLGTKHSKSDAEHTATLPSRASTESTRKSIPFDQLFIALPSELQLQIISSLPLTDILNLRLASKSWHALITANETPIVRHHLYNQIPAYALRLYPVPENSADINFHYLCSLWHRLHVAAKLSYLMCEWITKDIFLRQTEAQKLAFAPQHERMRRRLIPLLFTVFHFFETYRKLHLQYIAEHGNGLLKEPYTVNPIEEQIMNMYDNRTLLRVHEVFPLIISSFCRRLRPPTYVGRVERSLRGYLRERPPDEVHVAILCLGGLRQVERLWETKGYNNRRNAVDVWFGSLTKEPAGEASAKSRLGLKAFGRKKSTSSDRPAHRTSFSEGGRRSPWGSVDSTHNGGFMPYSVFDTSLSADAPMAPLDRDQAKTLLGDLPSLQGIWLTTAEAMIMDRKIVQRPQDIKRNQQVMLDLIQEDGLDEEDEWCYGRHISDSVRPPAAALGDDAD, from the exons atggctgagTCCCAGCCTCAGCGCCGCGTCGCCGCCATGGATCCGCCTCACCTCACAGAGTTCGCTTCCGAGCGCTACTTTGAGAAGCTCAGCCAACTCCACGCcagccgccagcagcaggcggATCATGCGGAATCCAGTACCACGACTACGACGACGGCGACCGTGTCGAGATTCATCTTGCCGCTGCGAGAGTCATCGAAGCCCACGGATGTCGACGCCCTCAAGCCCGCCGACTTGAAACGTGAAAAAGGCCGCTTCCTTAGTTTTCGACAAAAGCTAGGCACGAAGCATTCCAAAAGCGATGCGGAACACACGGCGACTCTACCTTCAAGAGCCTCTACTGAGTCGACGCGAAAAAG CATACCTTTTGATCAACTATTCATCGCATTACCGAGCGAATTACAGCTCCAaatcatctcatccctcCCCTTGACAGATATTCTTAACCTCCGATTAGCCTCGAAATCATGGCACGCACTCATCACCGCAAACGAAACACCCATCGTCCGACATCATCTGTATAACCAAATACCCGCATATGCTCTTCGTCTATATCCCGTACCCGAGAACTCCGCCGACATCAACTTCCATTATCTCTGTAGTCTGTGGCATCGCCTTCATGTCGCGGCCAAGCTATCATACTTGATGTGCGAGTGGATTACAAAAGACATATTCTTAAGACAGACGGAGGCCCAGAAGCTAGCATTCGCACCACAGCACGAGCGTATGCGCCGACGACTAATACCCTTGCTTTTCACCGTTTTCCACTTTTTCGAGACATACAGGAAACTACACCTGCAATACATCGCTGAGCACGGAAACGGATTGTTAAAGGAGCCATACACGGTGAACCCGATCGAAGAGCAAATCATGAACATGTACGACAACCGGACGCTACTCAGGGTTCATGAGGTCTTCCccctcatcatctcttccttttgcCGCCGCTTGAGACCGCCGACATATGTTGGTCGAGTGGAACGATCATTGCGTGGTTACCTGAGGGAGAGACCACCCGACGAAGTCCATGTGGCCATCTTGTGCCTTGGTGGTCTCCGTCAGGTGGAGAGGCTGTGGGAAACAAAGGGCTACAACAACCGACGGAATGCTGTCGATGTTTGGTTCGGTTCTCTCACCAAGGAGCCCGCTGGCGAAGCCTCTGCCAAGAGCAGGTTAGGACTGAAGGCCTTTGGACGGAAGAAGTCAACAAGCAGTGATCGGCCTGCGCACCGAACATCATTCAGCGAAGGTGGCCGGAGGAGTCCCTGGGGATCAGTAGACTCTACCCACAACGGCGGCTTCATGCCGTATAGCGTCTTCGACACCAGTCTCTCTGCCGATGCGCCCATGGCACCTCTCGATCGCGACCAGGCAAAGACTCTACTAGGGGACCTCCCATCACTACAGGGCATCTGGCTCACAACAGCCGAAGCCATGATTATGGATCGCAAGATTGTACAGCGGCCGCAGGACATCAAACGGAACCAGCAGGTTATGCTGGATCTAATTCAAGAGGATGGCctggacgaagaagatgagtgGTGCTACGGCCGCCACATCTCCGACTCAGTGAGGCCACCGGCTGCAGCCCTTGGCGACGATGCGGATTAA
- a CDS encoding modifier of rudimentary (Mod(r)) protein domain-containing protein — protein sequence MSSFPPDSHAPTPPILPPKPSSQEPSRIGTPASGAPPPPPSSLSEAGQQYRAAVIPGISSSSAAGATPPPLPALARAAAEIPDPGDQWLPQVLQDKSKQDIADILTSPALLNALTNSPASIHPSLLASHQALASSLSANTDLASRLADQESRLANQRSAAQAQLLSMHALERQWRQKQVDMDHALARFSPAALYQLLGQSVQEQGLVCQAMEESFLDSDGVDGGETSEREAAEWIRRYREAKTQFYLRQERKERWDEGRVGGWR from the exons ATGTCCAGCTTCCCACCCGACTCTCACGCCCCAACACCTCCCATCCTCCCCCCCAAACCAAGCAGCCAAGAACCCAGCCGCATCGGCACGCCAGCCTCCGGCgcacctccgcctccgccgtCCTCCCTCTCCGAAGCGGGGCAGCAGTACCGCGCCGCCGTGATCCCAggcatctcttcttcttccgcagcCGGAGCAACACCGCCTCCTCTACCCGCCCTCGCGAGAGCAGCAGCCGAGATTCCTGATCCGGGCGACCAGTGGCTGCCACAAGTGCTCCAAGACAAGTC AAAGCAAGACATCGCCGACATCCTCACAAGCCCAGCCCTCCTCAACGCCCTCACCAACTCCCCCGCCTCCATCCAcccctccctcctcgcctcccACCAAGCCCTCGCCTCTTCCCTCTCCGCAAACACAGACCTCGCATCCCGCCTCGCCGACCAAGAGTCCCGCCTCGCCAACCAGCGCTCCGCCGCCCAGgcccagcttctctccaTGCACGCCCTCGAGCGCCAGTGGCGCCAGAAGCAAGTCGACATGGACCACGCCCTCGCCCGCTTCAGCCCCGCCGCGCTCTACCAGCTGCTCGGCCAGAGCGTCCAGGAGCAAGGCCTCGTCTGCCAGGCCATGGAGGAGAGTTTTCTGGATAgcgacggcgttgatggcggGGAGACGTCTGagagggaggcggcggagtgGATACGAAGGTATAGGGAGGCCAAGACGCAGTTTTATTTGAGACAGGAGCGAAAGGAGCGTTGGGATGAGGGCCGCGTGGGTGGTTGGAGGTGA
- a CDS encoding cytochrome p450 domain-containing protein, with amino-acid sequence MGFIELLLEKFSITRFFLTTVGVWTAIFIVGRIREHQKIKSLGSYGPSLKPLLPFGLDFIYYGARATFRQQTFALWRDVLFSQFWTIEMRVLNERVCFTADPENIKAVLATQFQDFGKGKRFHDEWYDFLGDSIFTIDGAPWHDTRQLLRPQFSRDRVSDLYCFEKHVQLVDLSRADGRRVDIKDLFFRFTLDASADFLLGTDFKSLTNPQHTLMNSFNEVQRIQNIMVRTPLMGWFISKEPFYSGIRDIENLVYPIIQRVLNMTPDQLAAHTKSDRDYTLLHELAGFTRDTKLIRDQIFAILLAGRDTTASTLSFAMYELSRHPEVVTRLRNEILATVGTHQLPTYEHLKDMSYLRAVLNETLRLYPPVPFNVRVALKDTTLPRGGGPDGTLPLSVPQNTRVGYSTLVMQRRPDLYPPISETFADPAIFSPDRWAVWHPRPHEFIPFNAGPRFCLGQQFALTEMGYTLCRIFQRFDRVQSFMHEIDGGELQLKTDIVLTPAQGVHVAFWEAKNDK; translated from the exons ATGGGCTTCATTGAACTTCTCTTGGAGAAATTCTCCATCACGAGGTTCTTCCTCACCACAGTCGGCGTGTGGACAGCTATATTCATCGTCGGGCGCATACGAGAACACCAGAAAATCAAGAGTCTCGGCAGCTACGGCCCTTCTTTAAAGCCCCTTCTCCCGTTTG GACTGGATTTTATCTACTACGGAGCTCGCGCCACATTTCGCCAACAGACCTTTGCGCTATGGAGAGACGTCCTCTTTTCCCAATTCTGGACCATCGAGATGCGTGTCCTAAACGAACGAGTCTGCTTCACCGCTGACCCCGAGAACATCAAAGCTGTGCTGGCAACTCAGTTCCAAGATTTCGGCAAGGGGAAGCGGTTCCACGATGAGTGGTACGACTTCCTCGGCGACAGCATCTTCACTATCGACGGTGCTCCCTGGCACGACACCCGGCAGCTTCTGAGGCCGCAGTTCTCCAGAGACCGCGTGAGCGACTTGTATTGCTTCGAGAAGCACGTGCAG CTCGTTGATCTCTCCCGGGCTGATGGACGGCGTGTCGACATTAAGGATCTCTTTTTTCGGTTTACGCTCGACGCCTCCGCTGACTTTCTGCTGGGCACTGACTTTAAATCTCTAAC AAACCCTCAGCACACCCTGATGAACTCCTTCAACGAAGTCCAACGCATCCAAAACATCATGGTCCGCACTCCTCTGATGGGCTGGTTCATCTCCAAAGAGCCCTTCTACTCCGGCATCAGAGACATCGAAAACCTCGTCTACCCCATCATCCAGCGCGTCCTGAACATGACCCCAGACCAACTCGCCGCACATACAAAATCCGACAGGGACTACACCCTTCTGCATGAACTCGCCGGCTTCACCCGTGATACCAAGCTTATAAGGGATCAGATCTTCGCCATCCTGCTGGCCGGCCGCGACACCACCGCCTCGACCCTGTCGTTTGCCATGTATGAGCTGAGCCGTCACCCAGAAGTAGTCACTCGTCTTCGCAACGAGATTCTCGCCACCGTCGGCACCCACCAGCTACCCACCTACGAGCATCTCAAGGACATGTCCTATCTCCGCGCCGTCCTCAACGAGACGCTCCGTTTATATCCCCCCGTCCCATTCAACGTCCGCGTCGCCCTCAAAGACACGACCCTCCCCCGAGGCGGCGGCCCCGACGGCACCTTACCCCTATCCGTCCCCCAAAACACTAGAGTCGGATACTCGACCCTCGTCATGCAGCGCCGTCCCGATCTCTACCCCCCCATCTCGGAAACTTTTGCTGACCCGGCCATCTTCAGCCCCGACCGCTGGGCTGTCTGGCATCCGAGGCCGCACGAGTTCATTCCCTTCAACGCCGGTCCGCGATTCTGCCTCGGTCAGCAGTTTGCGCTTACGGAAATGGGATACACGCTATGCCGCATTTTTCAGCGCTTCGACCGAGTGCAGAGCTTCATGCATGAGATTGATGGCGGCGAGCTGCAGTTGAAGACGGATATTGTGCTGACTCCGGCGCAGGGGGTGCATGTTGCCTTTTGGGAAGCTAAGAATGACAAATGA
- a CDS encoding aminotransferase class I and II domain-containing protein — MLPITKAARLRALIATRHSVAPISCRTARSLHTRSSLNSAEAAATAQPATHEVDYAPSLLSEIAARRAKAGKLVAGIAAASDSDMFKGPQTGKPKAKRWDNHLSAESKSREPCSLKQAAKHLKQPGLISLGGGLPSSELFPLDEIDMKVAMPPDFSEKGTAAHGQRVTIGKYDVRDRDGTYDLSIALNYGQSTGSAQMIRFLTEHTEIVCKPPYADWRICQTIGSTGALEQALRMFLDKDRGDSVLTEDFSFSTALETITPLGVKAFGIPVDDQGLIPEAMDELLTNWDAKARGSRKPHLLYTVPSGQNPTGATQGLERRQAIYRVAQKHDIFILEDEPYYFLQMQPYTGRGQPDAPAPNNVEEFVSSLIPTYVSMDIDGRVMRMDSLSKVLVPGSRLGWIVASEQIVERYQRHAEVASQGPSGFSQVIVHKLLDETWGHEGYLRWLMNLRLEYTKKRDALLAACEDNLPRDLVSWTPPAAGMFLWFTIDHTKHPSAGTRSLEEIEQEIFDSCIKSGVLVARGSWFATEKDAPLPGLYFRATFAAASPENMNTAIARFGQAVKDSFGRK; from the exons ATGCTCCCCATCACAAAAGCTGCCCGTCTCAGGGCCCTCATAGCCACTCGCCACAGCGTCGCCCCGATATCCTGCCGCACAGCGAGATCACTACACACCAGATCAAGCCTCAACagcgcagaagcagctgccaCAGCTCAGCCGGCTACACATGAAGTCGATTATGCGCCTTCACTACTCAGCGAGATTGCTGCAAGAAGAGCCAAGGCGGGGAAGCTGGTAGCAGGCATTGCTGCAGCATCAGACAGTGACATGTTCAAGGGACCT CAAACGGGAAAACCAAAGGCGAAAAGATGGGACA ACCACCTCAGTGCTGAGAGCAAATCGAGGGAGCCCTGCTCTCTCAAGCAAGCTGCCAAGCATCTAAAACAGCCCGGACTCATCTCCCTCGGTGGCGGCTTGCCCTCCAGCGAGCTGTTCCCTCTCGACGAAATTGACATGAAGGTTGCCATGCCGCCAGACTTCTCAGAAAAGGGAACGGCTGCTCACGGACAACGGGTCACCATCGGCAAATACGACGTCCGCGATCGTGACGGCACCTACGATCTATCCATCGCTCTCAACTATGGCCAGTCCACGGGATCTGCTCAGATGATTCGATTCCTCACTGAGCACACCGAAATCGTTTGCAAGCCTCCTTACGCAGACTGGAGAATCTGCCAGACCATTGGCAGTACCGGAGCATTGGAACAGGCACTGCGCATGTTTTTGGACAAGGACCGCGGCGATTCTGTCTTGACGGAAGACTTTAGCTTTTCAACGGCTCTGGAGACCATCACTCCCCTAGGCGTCAAGGCTTTTGGTATCCCCGTCGATGACCAAGGACTCATCCCCGAAGCTATGGATGAGCTTCTCACCAACTGGGACGCAAAGGCCAGGGGATCCAGAAAGCCGCACCTCCTATACACAGTGCCCTCGGGACAGAACCCAACCGGAGCGACCCAAGGTCTCGAGAGGAGGCAGGCCATCTACCGAGTTGCGCAAAAGcacgacatcttcatcctcgaaGATGAGCCGTACTACTTCCTCCAGATGCAGCCCTACACAGGCCGCGGCCAGCCCGACGCCCCTGCACCCAACAATGTTGAAGAATTCGTATCGTCTCTAATCCCCACATACGTCAGCATGGATATCGATGGCCGAGTTATGCGAATGGATTCTCTTTCCAAGGTGTTGGTCCCAGGGTCCCGTCTTGGATGGATCGTCGCCTCAGAGCAGATTGTCGAAAGATACCAACGCCACGCTGAGGTTGCCAGTCAAGGACCAAGTGGCTTCTCGCAAGTCATTGTCCATAAGCTGCTGGATGAGACATGGGGCCATGAGGGCTACCTGAGATGGCTGATGAACCTGCGACTGGAATacaccaagaagagagacgcCCTGCTGGCTGCTTGCGAAGATAACCTGCCGCGAGATCTCGTCAGCTGGACgcctcctgctgctggcatGTTT TTGTGGTTTACTATCGACCACACCAAGCACCCCAGCGCTGGCACCCGCAGCCTTGAGGAGATTGAGCAGGAAATCTTCGACTCGTGCATCAAGAGCGGCGTGCTCGTTGCCCGAGGATCATGGTTTGCCACCGAAAAGGACGCTCCTCTGCCAGGCCTGTACTTCCGTGCCACTTTTGCAGCAGCTAGCCCCGAGAACATGAACACAGCGATTGCAAGGTTTGGCCAGGCCGTTAAGGATAGCTTTGGGAGGAAGTGA
- a CDS encoding RIC1 domain-containing protein, producing the protein MYWPIGTPRVHATSSSRASDANIFVSYDGLQSHSGSSLASPQPEPLARPVTAPQQDESDDALPPPTPMTPKTPAVKPVERYEFFPDGASTKSQTADDGKVPVKDPVLALRIARTGQMFAVITATSITLWQTKPAVVLALVVRSEASLESYGTNVDLLLRPDSAILVVHTSKGYLITYSIATDGESRVYKPHFANYHNILWGPGEGGGVRDVSVRFRMVIKVDAGIESALALDDELVVATRKPAAVQCIRWTPDSSGNQTRTEILSRMGWVEKRASIVEMTHDRPMNLTTWITSDGRAYAVQRQQRKTTTEEDPDSPEAKRLFKGHCFHTPEDSRGQAVRAVINARFSLIAVGCSDGAIHVYSVRDYEGNIVYSHAHRMPFSTSTAGSFTTLTYSPDGYCLFAGFEKGWSTWSMFGKLGSNSFGAEPSISTLNGEHWLSGIKGAVWASGGSEILLIGRRHEAVWSLEMARNAITGCYNEANVFRTVLQTPTSVMIYRGYDLPDLTSISAEPFLWHTSRIPSSYLLNQWPIRQTVISPDGRYVAVAGRRGLAHYSVNSGRWKTFTDEAMENAFAVRGGMCWYQHILVAAIEDNRTFELRLYSREAALDNSHILHTERLPAPVVLITASGEDSLLVYTYENLLYHYIFVPTTGSVRLVQVGQIAFHGIVRSPARVRGLSWILPDNQLSDGDPSQDVAVASVLFLVDGKLVLLSPSLNEEGQLKYDMRIIAQNVEYHVNMRDQPPLNVSHSLEDTQQRYGPPALRDSLWLFDGMEIKAWADINELLMAASGDGGGRELPAPVSVDVDFYPLSILLEKGIVLGVESDLVQRRDVNFSFFHFAIRTHLVLPDVLRFYLGNNMTVEAANLSQQYEGLEYFSHGLEVLLHRVLDEEADTSPKPEDAVLPRVLSLLSSSKEYLDIVLQCTRKTEVRQWKTLFAYLPPAQELFEESLQRGSLKTAGGYLIILHTLDELDASLEQSVRVLTRAIREGDWELCKELARFLAAMDETGEILKEAMKMANVTQVSNQDGISSRLELPVTGLGFITNGRNKNGSDDETGSDRRSPSDASSMGSTISPLDG; encoded by the exons ATGTATTGGCCCATCGGAACTCCGCGCGTCCATGCCACCAGTAGCAGCAGAGCTTCGGATGCCAACATCTTCGTTTCCTACGATGGCCTGCAGAGCCATTCGGGATCGTCTCTAGCATCGCCCCAGCCTGAGCCCCTTGCGCGGCCCGTCACGGCGCCGCAGCAGGACGAGTCCGACGATGCGCTGCCGCCTCCAACTCCCATGACGCCGAAAACGCCGGCTGTCAAACCGGTTGAGCGCTACGAGTTCTTTCCAGACGGCGCTTCTACCAAGAGCCAGACGGCCGATGATGGAAAAGTGCCCGTCAAGGATCCGGTGCTTGCGTTGCGCATTGCCCGCACCGGCCAGATGTTTGCCGTCATCACGGCAACGTCCATCACACTCTGGCAGACCAAG CCTGCAGTTGTCCTCGCATTAGTTGTTCGATCTGAAGCGTCCCTGGAGTCCTACGGCACCAATGTTgacctgctgctgcgccCCGATTCCGCTATTCTTGTGGTGCATACTTCTAAAGGATACCTCATTACTTACTCCATAGCGACCGACGGCGAATCGAGAGTCTATAAACCGCATTTTGCAAACTACCACAAC ATCCTTTGGGGCCCGGGCGAGGGAGGCGGGGTTCGCGACGTCAGCGTACGGTTCCGCATGGTTATCAAGGTGGACGCCGGCATAGAGAGTGCTCTcgcccttgatgatgagctaGTTGTTGCGACAAGGAAACCTGCGGCGGTGCAATGTATTCGCTGGACGCCCGACAGCAGCGGAAACCAAACGAGAACGGAGATTTTGAGCCGCATGGGCTGGGTAGAGAAGAGGGCGTCCATTGTGGAAATGACCCATGACCGGCCAATGAATTTGACTACTTGGATCACGAGTGACGGGAGAGCATATGCCGTTCAGCGCCAGCAACGCAAAACCACAACCGAAGAGGACCCCGATAGCCCCGAGGCAAAACGACTCTTCAAGGGGCACTGCTTCCACACTCCGGAAGATTCGAGAGGGCAGGCCGTACGCGCAGTTATTAATGCTCGATTTTCGCTCATCGCCGTTGGCTGCTCGGATGGCGCAATCCATGTATACTCAGTCAGGGATTACGAGGGTAACATTGTGTATTCCCACGCCCATCGTATGCCCTTCTCAACGTCAACGGCTGGTTCTTTTACGACCCTGACGTACTCTCCCGACGGATACTGCCTCTTTGCGGGCTTCGAAAAAGGATGGTCTACCTGGAGTATGTTTGGCAAGCTAGGAAGCAACAGTTTTGGAGCGGAACCGAGCATATCGACTCTGAATGGCGAACACTGGCTTTCAGGGATCAAGGGTGCAGTATGGGCCAGTGGCGGTTCCGAGATTCTCCTAATAGGGCGGCGGCACGAAGCCGTATGGTCGCTTGAGATGGCTAGAAATGCCATCACTGGCTGTTACAACGAGGCCAATGTCTTTCGCACAGTCCTACAGACGCCGACTAGTGTCATGATATACCGAGGCTATGACCTCCCTGACTTGACCAGCATATCGGCCGAGCCCTTTTTATGGCATACTTCAAGgattccatcatcataccTTCTTAACCAGTGGCCCATCCGCCAAACAGTCATTTCCCCAGATGGACGCTATGTTGCGGTCGCTGGTCGCCGGGGATTGGCCCACTACAGCGTCAACAGCGGACGATGGAAAACATTTACTGACGAGGCGATGGAAAACGCCTTTGCGGTCCGGGGAGGCATGTGTTGGTACCAGCATATACTGGTCGCCGCAATAGAAGATAACAGGACGTTTGAGCTGCGGCTGTACTCACGCGAGGCGGCGCTGGACAACTCCCATATCCTGCACACCGAGCGTTTACCTGCTCCTGTGGTTCTAATCACAGCATCTGGTGAAGATTCCCTCCTCGTCTATACCTACGAGAATCTCTTGTACCACTACATTTTTGTCCCGACGACCGGGTCAGTTCGTCTCGTCCAGGTGGGCCAGATTGCATTTCACGGAATTGTACGGTCCCCTGCCAGAGTCCGAGGACTTAGCTGGATCTTGCCAGACAACCAGCTCAGCGACGGAGATCCTTCCCAGGATGTGGCTGTTGCATCTgttctcttcctcgtcgaTGGCAAGCTAGTATTGCTGAGCCCGTCACTCAATGAAGAGGGCCAACTCAAGTACGATATGCGCATCATTGCACAGAACGTGGAGTATCATGTGAACATGCGAGACCAGCCGCCTCTAAACGTCAGCCACTCCCTCGAAGATACCCAGCAGCGGTATGGACCACCAGCTCTCCGCGATTCCCTGTGGCTTTTTGACGGCATGGAGATTAAAGCATGGGCCGATATCAACGAGCTTTTGATGGCAGCGAgtggagatggcggcgggAGAGAGTTGCCAGCGCCGGTGTCCGTGGATGTCGACTTTTACCCACTATCTATCCTGCTGGAAAAGGGCATTGTCCTCGGTGTAGAGTCAGATCTGGTGCAGCGACGCGATGTGaacttttccttctttcacTTCGCAATCAGG ACACACCTTGTTCTACCAGATGTGCTACGGTTCTATCTTGGCAACAACATGACGGTCGAAGCGGCAAACTTGTCTCAGCAATACGAAGGACTAGAGTATTTCTCCCATGGTCTGGAGGTACTACTTCACCGTGtgctggatgaagaggcagacACATCGCCGAAGCCGGAAGACGCTGTCTTGCCACGTGTCTTGTCTCTATTGTCATCTTCTAAGGAGTACCTTGACATCGTGTTACAGTGCACAAGAAAAACGGAAGTCCGGCAATGGAAGACGCTCTTTGCCTATCTACCGCCGGCGCAAGAGCTGTTTGAAGAATCACTGCAGAGAGGGTCGCTCAAGACGGCGGGTGGGTATCTCATCATTCTGCATACGTTGGATGAGCTGGACGCTTCCCTAGAACAGTCTGTTCGAGTCTTGACCAGGGCAATAAGAGAAGGCGATTGGGAACTGTGTAAAGAACTCGCAAGATTCCTGGCCGCCATGGATGAAACCGGAGAGATTCTCAAAGAAGCCATGAAAATGGCCAATGTGACGCAGGTGTCTAACCAAGATGGCATCTCAAGCAGACTCGAGCTTCCGGTAACGGGGCTAGGATTTATTACCAATGGACGCAACAAGAatggcagcgacgacgaaacGGGATCTGATAGACGCTCCCCCAGCGATGCTAGCAGCATGGGTTCAACTATTAGTCCTTTGGACGGAtga
- a CDS encoding casein kinase II regulatory subunit domain-containing protein, with product MDDYVSESDSDYTSYWRDWFISSRGNEYFCEIDEDYLTDRFNLTGLNTEVQYYQYALDLVTDVFDLDCDDDMRETIESSARHLYGLVHARYIVTTRGLTKMLDKYKKAEFGKCPRVNCHSHPLLPMGLSDIPNLKPVKLYCARCEDLYNPKSSRHASIDGAYFGTSFHNIIFQVYPALIPSKSIERYIPRVYGFKVHAAAALVRWQDLKRDDMRRRLRKLEIESGFREEQMEEEEEEEDDDVEFEGVDGNNSNMRLIEGPM from the exons ATGGATGACTACGTGAGCGAGTCCGATAGTGACTACACCAGCTATTGGCGGGACTGG TTCATCTCATCTAGAGGCAACGAATACTTTTGCGAGATCGACGAGGACTATCTGACGGATCGCTTCAACCTGACTGGCCTCAACACTGAGGTCCAGTACTACCAGTATGCGCTCGATCTGGTGACGGATGTCTTCGACCTCGACTGCGACGATGATATGCGCGAGACCATTGAGAGTTCGGCCAGGCACCTGTACGGCCTGGTGCACGCGCGATACATTGTCACAACACGCGGCCTGACGAAAATG CTCGACAAGTACAAAAAGGCCGAGTTTGGAAAATGCCCTCGCGTCAACTGCCACTCCcaccctctcctccccatgGGTCTCTCCGATATCCCCAACCTCAAACCGGTCAAGCTCTACTGTGCCCGCTGCGAGGACCTCTACAACCCAAAATCCTCCCGTCACGCCTCCATCGATGGTGCCTACTTCGGCACCTCCTTCcacaacatcatcttccaggtCTACCCAGCGCTCATCCCCTCCAAGAGCATCGAGCGATACATCCCCCGCGTCTACGGCTTCAAAGTACACGCTGCCGCGGCCCTCGTCCGGTGGCAGGACCTGAAGAGAGATGACATGCGAAGGAGGCTGCGCAAACTGGAGATTGAGTCTGGCTTCAGAGAGgagcagatggaggaggaagaggaggaagaagacgatgatgtcgaatTCGAGGGAGTCGATGgaaacaacagcaacatgaGGCTGATTGAAGGACCTATGTGA